The Pan paniscus chromosome 3, NHGRI_mPanPan1-v2.0_pri, whole genome shotgun sequence genome includes a window with the following:
- the TLR2 gene encoding toll-like receptor 2 isoform X1 encodes MPHTLWMVWVLGVIISLSKEESSNQASLSCDRNGICKGSSGSLNSIPSGLTEAVKSLDLSNNRITYISNSDLQRCVNLQALVLTSNGINTIEEDSFSSLGSLEHLDLSYNYLSNLSSSWFKPLSSLTFLNLLGNPYKTLGETSLFSHLTKLQILRVGNMDTFTKIQRKDFAGLTFLEELEIDASDLQSYESKSLKSIQNVSHLILHMKQHILLLEIFVDVTSSVECLELRDTDLDTFRFSELSTGETNSLIKKFTFRNVKITDESLFQVMKLLNQISGLLELEFDDCTLNGVGNFRASDNDRVIDPGKVETLTIRRLHIPRFYLFYDLSTLYSLTERVKRITVENSKVFLVPCLLSQHLKSLEYLDLSENLIVEEYLKNSACEDAWPSLQTLILRQNHLASLEKTGETLLTLKNLTNVDISKNSFHSMPETCQWPEKMKYLNLSSTRIHSVTGCIPKTLEILDVSNNNLNLFSLNLPQLKELYISRNKLMTLPDASLLPMLLVLKISRNAITTFSKEQLDSFHTLKTLEAGGNNFICSCEFLSFTQEQQALAKVLIDWPANYLCDSPSHVRGQQVQDVRLSVSECHRTALVSGMCCALFLLILLTGVLCHRFHGLWYMKMMWAWLQAKRKPRKAPSRNICYDAFVSYSERDAYWVENLMVQELENFNPPFKLCLHKRDFIPGKWIIDNIIDSIEKSHKTVFVLSENFVKSEWCKYELDFSHFRLFDENNDAAILILLEPIEKKAIPQRFCKLRKIMNTKTYLEWPMDEAQREGFWVNLRAAIKS; translated from the coding sequence ATGCCACATACTTTGTGGATGGTGTGGGTCTTGGGGGTCATCATCAGCCTCTCCAAGGAAGAATCCTCCAATCAGGCTTCTCTGTCTTGTGACCGCAATGGTATCTGCAAGGGCAGCTCAGGATCTTTAAACTCCATTCCCTCAGGGCTCACAGAAGCTGTAAAAAGCCTTGACCTGTCCAACAACAGGATCACCTACATTAGCAACAGTGACCTACAGAGGTGTGTGAACCTCCAGGCTCTGGTGCTGACATCCAATGGAATTAACACAATAGAGGaagattctttttcttccctgggCAGTCTTGAACATTTAGACTTATCCTATAATTACTTATCTAATTTATCATCTTCCTGGTTCAAGCCCCTTTCTTCTTTAACATTCTTAAACTTACTGGGAAATCCTTACAAAACCCTAGGGGAAACATCTCTTTTTTCTCATCTCACAAAATTGCAAATCCTGAGAGTGGGAAATATGGACACCTTCACTAAGATTCAAAGAAAAGATTTTGCTGGACTTACCTTCCTTGAGGAACTTGAGATTGATGCTTCAGATCTACAGAGCTATGAGTCAAAAAGTTTGAAGTCAATTCAGAACGTAAGTCATCTGATCCTTCATATGAAGCAGCATATTTTACTGCTGGAGATTTTTGTAGATGTTACAAGTTCCGTGGAATGTTTGGAACTACGAGATACTGATTTGGACACTTTCCGTTTTTCAGAACTATCCACTGGTGAAACAAATTCATTGATTAAAAAGTTTACATTTAGAAATGTGAAAATCACCGATGAAAGTTTGTTTCAGGTTATGAAACTTTTGAATCAGATTTCTGGATTGTTAGAATTAGAGTTTGATGACTGTACCCTTAATGGAGTTGGTAATTTTAGAGCATCTGATAATGACAGAGTTATAGATCCAGGTAAAGTGGAAACGTTAACAATCCGGAGGCTGCATATTCCAaggttttacttattttatgaTCTGAGCACTTTATATTCACTTACAGAAAGAGTTAAAAGAATCACAGTAGAAAACAGTAAagtttttctggttccttgttTACTTTCACAGCATTTAAAATCATTAGAATACTTGGATCTCAGTGAAAATTTGATAGTTGAAGAATACTTGAAAAATTCAGCCTGTGAGGATGCCTGGCCCTCTCTACAAACTTTAATTTTAAGGCAAAATCATTTGGCATCATTGGAAAAAACCGGAGAGACTTTGCTCACTCTGAAAAACTTGACTAACGTTGATATCAGTAAGAATAGTTTTCATTCTATGCCTGAAACTTGTCAGTGGCcagaaaagatgaaatatttgAACTTATCCAGCACACGAATACACAGTGTAACAGGCTGCATTCCCAAGACACTGGAAATTTTAGATGTTAGCAACAACAatctcaatttattttctttgaatttgcCGCAACTCAAAGAACTTTATATTTCCAGAAATAAGTTGATGACTCTACCAGATGCCTCCCTCTTACCCATGTTACTAGTATTGAAAATCAGTAGGAATGCAATAACTACGTTTTCTAAGGAGCAACTTGACTCATTTCACACACTGAAGACTTTGGAAGCTGGTGGCAATAACTTCATTTGCTCCTGTGAATTCCTCTCCTTCACTCAGGAGCAGCAAGCACTGGCCAAAGTCTTGATTGATTGGCCAGCAAATTACCTGTGTGACTCTCCATCCCATGTGCGCGGCCAGCAGGTTCAGGATGTCCGCCTCTCGGTGTCGGAATGTCACAGGACAGCACTGGTGTCTGGCATGTGCTGTGCTCTGTTCCTGCTGATCCTGCTCACGGGGGTCCTGTGCCACCGTTTTCATGGCCTGTGGTATATGAAAATGATGTGGGCCTGGCTCCAGGCCAAAAGGAAGCCCAGGAAAGCTCCCAGCAGGAACATCTGCTATGATGCATTTGTTTCTTACAGTGAGCGGGATGCCTACTGGGTGGAGAACCTTATGGTCCAGGAGCTGGAGAACTTCAATCCCCCCTTCAAGTTGTGTCTTCATAAGCGGGACTTCATTCCTGGCAAGTGGATCATTGACAATATCATTGACTCCATTGAAAAGAGCCACAAAACTGTCTTTGTGCTTTCTGAAAACTTTGTGAAGAGTGAGTGGTGCAAGTATGAACTGGACTTCTCCCATTTCCGTCTTTTTGATGAGAACAATGATGCTGCCATTCTCATTCTTCTGGAGCCCATTGAGAAAAAAGCCATTCCCCAGCGCTTCTGCAAGCTGCGGAAGATAATGAACACCAAGACCTACCTGGAGTGGCCCATGGACGAGGCTCAGCGGGAAGGATTTTGGGTAAATCTGAGAGCTGCGATAAAGTCCTAG
- the TLR2 gene encoding toll-like receptor 2 precursor (The RefSeq protein has 1 substitution compared to this genomic sequence) translates to MPHTLWMVWVLGVIISLSKEESSNQASLSCDRNGICKGSSGSLNSIPSGLTEAVKSLDLSNNRITYISNSDLQRCVNLQALVLTSNGINTIEEDSFSSLGSLEHLDLSYNYLSNLSSSWFKPLSSLTFLNLLGNPYKTLGETSLFSHLTKLQILRVGNMDTFTKIQRKDFAGLTFLEELEIDASDLQSYESKSLKSIQNVSHLILHMKQHILLLEIFVDVSSSVECLELRDTDLDTFRFSELSTGETNSLIKKFTFRNVKITDESLFQVMKLLNQISGLLELEFDDCTLNGVGNFRASDNDRVIDPGKVETLTIRRLHIPRFYLFYDLSTLYSLTERVKRITVENSKVFLVPCLLSQHLKSLEYLDLSENLIVEEYLKNSACEDAWPSLQTLILRQNHLASLEKTGETLLTLKNLTNVDISKNSFHSMPETCQWPEKMKYLNLSSTRIHSVTGCIPKTLEILDVSNNNLNLFSLNLPQLKELYISRNKLMTLPDASLLPMLLVLKISRNAITTFSKEQLDSFHTLKTLEAGGNNFICSCEFLSFTQEQQALAKVLIDWPANYLCDSPSHVRGQQVQDVRLSVSECHRTALVSGMCCALFLLILLTGVLCHRFHGLWYMKMMWAWLQAKRKPRKAPSRNICYDAFVSYSERDAYWVENLMVQELENFNPPFKLCLHKRDFIPGKWIIDNIIDSIEKSHKTVFVLSENFVKSEWCKYELDFSHFRLFDENNDAAILILLEPIEKKAIPQRFCKLRKIMNTKTYLEWPMDEAQREGFWVNLRAAIKS, encoded by the coding sequence ATGCCACATACTTTGTGGATGGTGTGGGTCTTGGGGGTCATCATCAGCCTCTCCAAGGAAGAATCCTCCAATCAGGCTTCTCTGTCTTGTGACCGCAATGGTATCTGCAAGGGCAGCTCAGGATCTTTAAACTCCATTCCCTCAGGGCTCACAGAAGCTGTAAAAAGCCTTGACCTGTCCAACAACAGGATCACCTACATTAGCAACAGTGACCTACAGAGGTGTGTGAACCTCCAGGCTCTGGTGCTGACATCCAATGGAATTAACACAATAGAGGaagattctttttcttccctgggCAGTCTTGAACATTTAGACTTATCCTATAATTACTTATCTAATTTATCATCTTCCTGGTTCAAGCCCCTTTCTTCTTTAACATTCTTAAACTTACTGGGAAATCCTTACAAAACCCTAGGGGAAACATCTCTTTTTTCTCATCTCACAAAATTGCAAATCCTGAGAGTGGGAAATATGGACACCTTCACTAAGATTCAAAGAAAAGATTTTGCTGGACTTACCTTCCTTGAGGAACTTGAGATTGATGCTTCAGATCTACAGAGCTATGAGTCAAAAAGTTTGAAGTCAATTCAGAACGTAAGTCATCTGATCCTTCATATGAAGCAGCATATTTTACTGCTGGAGATTTTTGTAGATGTTACAAGTTCCGTGGAATGTTTGGAACTACGAGATACTGATTTGGACACTTTCCGTTTTTCAGAACTATCCACTGGTGAAACAAATTCATTGATTAAAAAGTTTACATTTAGAAATGTGAAAATCACCGATGAAAGTTTGTTTCAGGTTATGAAACTTTTGAATCAGATTTCTGGATTGTTAGAATTAGAGTTTGATGACTGTACCCTTAATGGAGTTGGTAATTTTAGAGCATCTGATAATGACAGAGTTATAGATCCAGGTAAAGTGGAAACGTTAACAATCCGGAGGCTGCATATTCCAaggttttacttattttatgaTCTGAGCACTTTATATTCACTTACAGAAAGAGTTAAAAGAATCACAGTAGAAAACAGTAAagtttttctggttccttgttTACTTTCACAGCATTTAAAATCATTAGAATACTTGGATCTCAGTGAAAATTTGATAGTTGAAGAATACTTGAAAAATTCAGCCTGTGAGGATGCCTGGCCCTCTCTACAAACTTTAATTTTAAGGCAAAATCATTTGGCATCATTGGAAAAAACCGGAGAGACTTTGCTCACTCTGAAAAACTTGACTAACGTTGATATCAGTAAGAATAGTTTTCATTCTATGCCTGAAACTTGTCAGTGGCcagaaaagatgaaatatttgAACTTATCCAGCACACGAATACACAGTGTAACAGGCTGCATTCCCAAGACACTGGAAATTTTAGATGTTAGCAACAACAatctcaatttattttctttgaatttgcCGCAACTCAAAGAACTTTATATTTCCAGAAATAAGTTGATGACTCTACCAGATGCCTCCCTCTTACCCATGTTACTAGTATTGAAAATCAGTAGGAATGCAATAACTACGTTTTCTAAGGAGCAACTTGACTCATTTCACACACTGAAGACTTTGGAAGCTGGTGGCAATAACTTCATTTGCTCCTGTGAATTCCTCTCCTTCACTCAGGAGCAGCAAGCACTGGCCAAAGTCTTGATTGATTGGCCAGCAAATTACCTGTGTGACTCTCCATCCCATGTGCGCGGCCAGCAGGTTCAGGATGTCCGCCTCTCGGTGTCGGAATGTCACAGGACAGCACTGGTGTCTGGCATGTGCTGTGCTCTGTTCCTGCTGATCCTGCTCACGGGGGTCCTGTGCCACCGTTTTCATGGCCTGTGGTATATGAAAATGATGTGGGCCTGGCTCCAGGCCAAAAGGAAGCCCAGGAAAGCTCCCAGCAGGAACATCTGCTATGATGCATTTGTTTCTTACAGTGAGCGGGATGCCTACTGGGTGGAGAACCTTATGGTCCAGGAGCTGGAGAACTTCAATCCCCCCTTCAAGTTGTGTCTTCATAAGCGGGACTTCATTCCTGGCAAGTGGATCATTGACAATATCATTGACTCCATTGAAAAGAGCCACAAAACTGTCTTTGTGCTTTCTGAAAACTTTGTGAAGAGTGAGTGGTGCAAGTATGAACTGGACTTCTCCCATTTCCGTCTTTTTGATGAGAACAATGATGCTGCCATTCTCATTCTTCTGGAGCCCATTGAGAAAAAAGCCATTCCCCAGCGCTTCTGCAAGCTGCGGAAGATAATGAACACCAAGACCTACCTGGAGTGGCCCATGGACGAGGCTCAGCGGGAAGGATTTTGGGTAAATCTGAGAGCTGCGATAAAGTCCTAG